One window of Halopseudomonas maritima genomic DNA carries:
- a CDS encoding glycosyltransferase family 4 protein — protein MERLNWHMADELSKYAEVHIIGPQGAAGQKPPNVKLTQIPLKPLPLFLTMAFIQGLWQTITWKPDTILAGSGLTAPAAWLLGALGSAKSAAYLHGFDVAVANSIYRRVWRPTFKKLDRVIVNSTPTRHLTLSAAVPDEKISTVFPGTTLPQAEQPQDQILSFKRKHGLEGKKIMLSVGRLTTRKGLREFVSLSLPAIIAAEPDAVLVIVGEAPKHSLGAGIQSQESILVAAKAAGVESHLKFLGVITDKTELATAYEAATVHVFPVRQIHGDPEGFGMVAIEAAAHGTPTVAFATGGIVDAVLDAQSGYLITEQSYPALAAEIKRVLEGQRDWQSSCQRFAKEFEWLFFGAKIAEVLELLPKSTRRD, from the coding sequence ATGGAACGATTAAACTGGCACATGGCGGACGAGCTGTCTAAATATGCCGAAGTACACATAATTGGCCCCCAAGGCGCCGCCGGCCAAAAACCCCCTAACGTGAAGCTAACGCAGATACCCTTAAAGCCCTTGCCGCTTTTCTTGACAATGGCTTTTATTCAGGGGCTATGGCAAACCATCACTTGGAAGCCGGATACGATTTTGGCAGGCAGTGGCCTGACGGCACCAGCGGCGTGGCTGCTCGGCGCGCTGGGGAGTGCAAAGTCAGCAGCTTACCTGCATGGCTTTGATGTCGCGGTTGCGAACAGTATCTACCGTAGAGTGTGGCGCCCAACATTTAAAAAGCTAGACCGCGTCATAGTCAACAGCACGCCAACTCGTCACCTTACCTTATCGGCAGCTGTCCCAGATGAAAAGATCAGCACTGTTTTTCCTGGAACAACACTACCACAAGCAGAACAACCTCAAGATCAAATACTTTCGTTCAAGCGGAAACATGGTCTTGAAGGAAAAAAGATTATGTTGTCGGTGGGGCGACTGACAACTCGGAAAGGTCTGCGAGAATTTGTTTCGCTGAGCCTTCCAGCAATTATCGCGGCAGAACCTGATGCAGTTTTAGTTATCGTCGGGGAGGCGCCTAAACACTCCTTAGGCGCTGGCATACAAAGCCAAGAGAGTATTTTGGTCGCAGCGAAGGCTGCAGGTGTTGAGAGCCACCTTAAATTTTTAGGGGTGATAACAGATAAAACCGAGCTAGCCACGGCGTACGAAGCAGCAACCGTGCATGTGTTTCCCGTACGTCAAATCCACGGCGACCCGGAAGGATTCGGCATGGTAGCTATTGAAGCGGCAGCTCACGGGACACCCACAGTTGCCTTTGCTACAGGAGGCATTGTTGATGCTGTACTAGACGCCCAATCGGGATACCTTATCACCGAGCAGAGCTATCCAGCATTAGCTGCCGAAATAAAACGTGTGCTTGAAGGGCAGCGTGACTGGCAATCTTCATGCCAAAGGTTTGCAAAAGAATTCGAATGGCTTTTTTTTGGCGCGAAGATTGCCGAAGTACTAGAGTTACTGCCAAAGTCTACCCGAAGAGACTAA
- a CDS encoding wax ester/triacylglycerol synthase family O-acyltransferase, which produces MKQLTPMDSHFFYFEAPNQPMMIGSLWLCDQSSAPGGLVRHKEILQYISDRLNTTSYFRRRLEQAPFQLDDPYWLDDESFDLEYHVRHVGLPQPGDWRQLCIFTARTMSRSVDMERAPWEIYIIEGVNNVPGIPPNSFAVLIRFHHAYVDGKASLELTTAMMEETAEHEYGRRDRVEVAERAPTRLEMWARTTPRMMGQTFRSLRAGWVAGRKSLDLVRRLRDEAQPEQRRVPRTLFNAHISPHRSYGALTWNIPELKRMRQLCQGATLNDVVIAIIGGGMRRYLTHHNQLPANESLVSMCPVSVRPTEAMKDCGNLISAMFIGIGTDIGDATDRLAAVRRRTARGVPLAKDVLCDLNNAVGDMIPPYIRALGAWVQNKARLAGVVPLVNTLITNVPGIPGLQPRYFAGAKIVNVFPIAPVCDGMGISHCLTGIYDDLNLGVLADRKMLPDMDQYIACMEASTAEYRALLAELERQATPVSEPVLLEARQVPADAVNAEPEKARQGTRRRKGGSRSTEERSAVASSKPAGVA; this is translated from the coding sequence ATGAAACAACTGACCCCCATGGACTCCCACTTCTTCTACTTTGAGGCGCCAAACCAGCCGATGATGATCGGCAGTCTGTGGTTGTGTGATCAGAGCAGCGCCCCCGGCGGGCTGGTGCGACATAAGGAAATTCTGCAGTACATATCCGATCGCTTGAACACCACCTCCTATTTTCGTCGTCGCCTGGAGCAGGCGCCGTTCCAGCTGGATGACCCTTACTGGCTGGATGACGAGAGCTTTGACCTGGAATATCACGTCAGACATGTCGGTTTGCCGCAGCCGGGAGACTGGCGTCAACTGTGCATCTTTACCGCCCGTACTATGTCGCGCAGTGTGGATATGGAGCGTGCGCCCTGGGAGATTTACATCATCGAGGGGGTGAACAACGTGCCGGGCATTCCGCCCAACAGTTTTGCGGTGCTGATTCGCTTTCATCACGCCTATGTCGACGGCAAAGCCAGTCTGGAGCTGACTACCGCGATGATGGAAGAAACGGCTGAGCACGAGTATGGCCGCCGCGACCGGGTGGAGGTCGCCGAGCGTGCGCCGACCCGGCTGGAAATGTGGGCGCGCACTACGCCGCGCATGATGGGGCAGACCTTCCGCAGCCTGCGTGCCGGCTGGGTTGCCGGGCGCAAGAGTCTGGATCTGGTGCGCCGGCTGCGCGACGAGGCGCAACCGGAGCAACGCCGCGTGCCGCGCACCCTGTTCAACGCGCATATTTCGCCGCATCGCTCCTACGGCGCCTTGACCTGGAATATCCCCGAGCTCAAACGCATGCGCCAGCTTTGCCAGGGGGCGACGTTGAACGATGTGGTGATTGCCATCATTGGCGGCGGTATGCGGCGCTATTTGACTCACCACAACCAGCTGCCGGCGAACGAGTCGCTGGTATCGATGTGTCCGGTTTCGGTGCGGCCGACTGAGGCAATGAAGGATTGCGGCAACCTGATCTCCGCCATGTTCATCGGTATCGGCACCGACATTGGCGACGCGACAGACCGCCTGGCCGCTGTCCGTCGGCGGACGGCGCGTGGCGTGCCGTTGGCCAAAGACGTGCTCTGTGATCTGAATAATGCGGTGGGCGACATGATTCCGCCCTACATCCGCGCGCTCGGTGCCTGGGTGCAGAACAAGGCTCGTCTGGCGGGCGTCGTGCCGCTGGTAAACACGTTGATTACCAACGTGCCGGGCATTCCCGGCCTGCAGCCACGCTATTTTGCCGGCGCCAAGATCGTCAATGTGTTCCCTATTGCCCCGGTGTGCGATGGCATGGGCATCAGCCATTGCCTGACGGGTATCTACGATGATCTCAATCTCGGCGTGCTGGCTGATCGAAAAATGCTGCCTGACATGGACCAGTATATTGCCTGCATGGAGGCATCGACGGCGGAATACCGCGCGCTGCTGGCCGAGCTTGAGCGGCAGGCCACCCCGGTATCCGAGCCGGTTTTGCTGGAAGCGCGACAGGTCCCGGCTGACGCGGTCAACGCCGAGCCAGAGAAGGCGCGGCAAGGCACGCGTCGTCGCAAGGGCGGCAGCCGCTCCACCGAAGAGCGCTCGGCAGTCGCCAGCTCAAAGCCGGCGGGCGTGGCCTGA
- a CDS encoding lipopolysaccharide biosynthesis protein, with protein MNEMPRSRNRSMQDLMPVLKPLLSMSLRALTLVSRFFLLFILATVLSPNDFGFFGLFSALVVFLQYVAGGEFYVYSARTALSDSKVRAADVLMSHAAFLSATCMLVMVPYLFFVFFYAESNWASVGYFFLPIFLFELIGQECGRLLVALGRPFGAGVVSFCRSGIWPAAMGFWVLMYPNSIDLDVLMWGWLIGSLSGVVAAVFLVSDFFERGRTWFFLGRRWLVSGFGVCLPYWASSLALKVTGSLDRFWFESLAGGDVLAAFVLYAGIAGAVGSFLDAGVFSYLYPRMVRYWQQDKPREFMAVTKKMLLVSVLVSAFCMLAVLLVFPCASWFIKEDVYFEHIEILAFLLLSQVFFAVSMVAHFSLYSQRADKVLLLCHLAMLPVFAVVVYGVSFFSPLYAVPLGVCGAFLFLMAIKWYFYFGLTPLSFRIF; from the coding sequence GTGAACGAGATGCCGCGCAGTCGTAACCGGTCCATGCAGGACTTGATGCCAGTATTGAAGCCCTTATTGAGCATGTCGCTTCGCGCTCTTACTCTTGTGTCGCGATTCTTCCTGCTGTTTATTTTGGCGACGGTCCTGTCACCTAACGATTTTGGATTTTTTGGTCTGTTTTCCGCGCTAGTTGTGTTTCTCCAGTACGTGGCGGGAGGGGAGTTTTATGTTTACTCTGCTCGTACTGCGTTGTCTGATTCTAAAGTGCGCGCTGCTGATGTGTTGATGTCGCATGCTGCTTTTTTGTCAGCAACGTGCATGCTGGTTATGGTGCCCTATTTGTTTTTTGTGTTTTTTTATGCTGAAAGCAACTGGGCTAGCGTGGGTTATTTTTTTCTGCCGATTTTTTTATTTGAATTAATCGGTCAGGAGTGTGGGCGTTTGCTCGTTGCATTGGGGCGTCCGTTCGGCGCTGGAGTTGTGAGTTTCTGTCGCTCAGGAATTTGGCCTGCCGCTATGGGCTTTTGGGTTTTGATGTATCCCAATAGCATTGATTTAGACGTGCTTATGTGGGGGTGGCTTATTGGCTCACTCTCTGGAGTGGTTGCTGCTGTCTTTCTCGTTAGCGATTTTTTTGAAAGGGGCAGGACGTGGTTTTTTCTGGGGCGGCGCTGGTTGGTGAGTGGGTTTGGCGTTTGCTTACCTTACTGGGCCTCTTCACTTGCCTTAAAGGTTACCGGCTCGCTCGATCGCTTTTGGTTTGAGAGTTTAGCGGGGGGAGATGTGTTGGCTGCCTTCGTTCTGTATGCGGGTATTGCTGGTGCTGTCGGGTCTTTTCTTGATGCAGGTGTGTTTAGCTATCTTTACCCACGGATGGTTAGGTATTGGCAGCAGGATAAACCTCGCGAATTTATGGCTGTAACAAAAAAAATGCTGCTGGTGTCAGTCTTGGTCTCTGCTTTTTGCATGCTCGCTGTTTTGCTTGTTTTCCCTTGCGCAAGCTGGTTTATAAAAGAAGATGTGTATTTTGAGCATATAGAGATTCTTGCCTTTCTCTTGCTATCCCAAGTCTTTTTTGCTGTCTCGATGGTTGCGCACTTCTCATTGTATTCTCAGCGAGCCGATAAGGTATTATTACTGTGTCACCTGGCTATGCTGCCGGTGTTCGCTGTTGTTGTTTACGGCGTCTCATTTTTTTCCCCGTTGTACGCAGTGCCACTGGGTGTTTGTGGGGCTTTTTTATTCCTTATGGCAATAAAGTGGTATTTCTATTTTGGCTTGACGCCGCTCAGCTTTCGTATTTTTTAA
- a CDS encoding alpha-2,8-polysialyltransferase family protein, whose product MDKGFDLVVCKFSSWFHLVSILSYLEGLNTRPATVVFFQDSFMGRRAPVDESVLVNCADNVFFFTSFKELDGFFCAEVGLDKASATRIALVTPSKRPYRFYRLLKKYSSNVSFTLTEEGLGSYGGILQDVRACVREDLGGSLMPLAVKYMVASILIVGLDLYFSLGKRRGEVFFLFDRALVINEDVKSRYLKIIQRLVPENYIFLRGQSFVLVLTPPVVELGVLSKDEFLICLSELRDSCQMDGEFVIKPHPVEEFEKYSGLSVLPAGIPAEWVLTRCSDQISGVVTPSSTSAYLAKALFGREVVRFAGFDPLYNTLSRRQQRLVSSGRLWQ is encoded by the coding sequence GTGGATAAGGGTTTTGATTTGGTGGTCTGCAAATTTTCTTCTTGGTTTCATCTGGTGAGTATTTTGTCTTACCTAGAAGGCTTGAATACCAGGCCGGCTACAGTTGTTTTCTTTCAAGACTCTTTTATGGGTAGGCGTGCCCCTGTAGACGAAAGTGTTCTCGTGAATTGTGCTGATAACGTATTTTTTTTTACATCGTTTAAAGAGCTTGATGGTTTTTTTTGCGCGGAAGTTGGGCTTGATAAAGCGTCGGCTACAAGGATAGCACTCGTCACTCCTAGTAAAAGGCCCTACCGTTTTTATAGGCTTTTAAAAAAGTACTCGTCCAATGTTAGCTTTACTTTGACTGAGGAGGGGCTCGGCTCTTATGGTGGCATTTTGCAAGATGTAAGGGCTTGCGTTAGAGAGGACCTTGGCGGGTCTCTAATGCCGCTTGCGGTCAAGTACATGGTCGCTAGCATTCTTATTGTAGGGCTGGATTTATATTTTTCTCTGGGTAAAAGGAGGGGGGAGGTTTTTTTTCTATTTGATCGTGCCTTGGTTATCAATGAAGACGTTAAATCTCGGTATCTGAAGATCATTCAAAGGTTGGTGCCGGAAAATTATATTTTTTTACGCGGGCAGTCATTTGTGTTGGTGTTGACGCCGCCGGTTGTCGAACTAGGTGTGTTGTCTAAAGATGAGTTTCTTATTTGCTTGAGCGAACTCAGGGATAGCTGCCAGATGGATGGCGAGTTTGTCATTAAGCCGCACCCTGTCGAGGAGTTTGAAAAGTACTCGGGGTTGTCAGTATTGCCTGCAGGTATTCCGGCAGAGTGGGTTTTGACTCGCTGCTCTGACCAGATTAGTGGTGTTGTTACTCCGAGCTCTACCTCCGCTTATTTGGCGAAGGCTTTGTTTGGCAGAGAGGTGGTTCGTTTCGCCGGCTTTGATCCCCTCTATAATACGCTGTCGCGGCGCCAGCAACGTTTAGTCTCTTCGGGTAGACTTTGGCAGTAA
- a CDS encoding nucleotide sugar dehydrogenase yields MLQPTAANAPLDTLAQRIRDGSCVVGIYGLGYVGLPLAIRFADVGIKVIGFDVDPVKVDKLNRNLSYIERIEPDTITRIREAGFEATCDFARSTEVDAQIICVPTPLDSHHQPDLSFVERTVDSILPHLRPGQLMSLESTTWPGTTEEVMAPRLQRAGFTPGDNCALVYSPEREDPGNAQYSTAQIPKVIGGATARCLQLGEALYAHAIETMVPVSSPRVAEMTKLLENIHRAVNIGLVNEMKIVADRMGINIHEVIQAAATKPFGFVPYSPGPGLGGHCIPIDPFYLTWKAKEYGVNTRFIELAGEINHYMPHWVVQKVADALNDHGKAVKGSRILVLGLAYKKNIDDTRESPAVEIMSLLQDKGALVAYSDPHVPSFPQKRDYHFDLQSVELTARNIASYDCLVLATDHDGFDYAALVDPAKLIVDTRGRMQGKNVVDA; encoded by the coding sequence ATGCTCCAACCAACAGCCGCCAACGCCCCTTTGGACACCCTCGCGCAGCGTATTCGCGACGGGAGCTGCGTCGTTGGCATTTACGGTCTGGGCTACGTTGGCCTGCCACTGGCCATCCGTTTTGCCGACGTGGGTATCAAGGTGATCGGCTTTGATGTCGACCCGGTCAAGGTAGACAAGCTAAACCGCAACCTCAGCTACATCGAACGCATCGAGCCCGACACCATCACGCGTATCCGCGAGGCCGGCTTCGAGGCAACCTGCGACTTTGCGCGCAGCACCGAGGTAGACGCACAGATCATCTGCGTGCCCACGCCACTCGACAGCCATCACCAGCCTGATCTCAGCTTTGTCGAGAGAACCGTCGACAGCATCCTGCCGCACCTGCGGCCTGGTCAGTTGATGAGCCTTGAAAGCACCACCTGGCCCGGCACAACCGAGGAGGTTATGGCGCCGCGCCTGCAGCGCGCCGGCTTCACACCGGGCGACAACTGTGCACTCGTCTACTCGCCTGAGCGCGAAGACCCGGGCAATGCGCAATACAGCACCGCGCAGATCCCCAAGGTTATCGGTGGCGCAACAGCACGCTGCCTGCAACTCGGCGAAGCTCTGTACGCCCACGCCATCGAAACAATGGTGCCAGTCAGCAGCCCACGCGTGGCAGAGATGACCAAGCTGCTCGAGAACATTCACCGCGCCGTCAACATAGGGTTGGTCAACGAGATGAAGATCGTTGCCGACCGCATGGGCATCAATATCCATGAAGTCATTCAGGCGGCAGCGACCAAACCCTTCGGCTTTGTCCCCTATAGCCCAGGCCCCGGCCTCGGCGGCCACTGTATCCCCATCGACCCCTTCTATCTCACCTGGAAAGCCAAGGAGTACGGCGTGAATACGCGCTTTATCGAGCTGGCCGGTGAAATCAACCACTACATGCCCCACTGGGTGGTGCAGAAGGTTGCCGACGCACTCAACGACCACGGCAAGGCAGTCAAGGGTAGCCGCATTCTGGTACTGGGGCTGGCCTATAAAAAGAACATTGACGACACCCGCGAGTCGCCCGCCGTCGAGATCATGTCACTGCTACAGGACAAGGGCGCCCTGGTTGCCTATTCAGATCCGCATGTCCCCAGTTTTCCGCAGAAGCGGGACTATCACTTCGATCTTCAGTCCGTGGAACTGACAGCCCGGAACATCGCCAGTTACGACTGCCTGGTGCTCGCGACTGATCACGATGGGTTTGATTATGCGGCGCTGGTCGACCCGGCAAAGCTCATTGTCGATACACGAGGACGAATGCAGGGGAAGAATGTTGTTGATGCGTAA
- a CDS encoding DUF3336 domain-containing protein — protein MAVNFFQRGKSKALLQSMDKAEDYGQWSELAAAWDHEQGLDDWKQDDACESYDYRSIRQRLDILRDLRFRQDWHQLLFVLNEGVHGNLGGIGKPSLYNKARLGTKNLITRYIDELCGALTDLNEVDDDIIALEEKQDFFLRASHCNGRTALMLSGGAVLGFFHTGVLKALFDQGLLPEIISGSSAGSILAATACTHPDEELRERLSLDNLHHEVEETTAIRPALTLFGGGRAMDVDNLRDYLAKIIPDLTFQEAFELTGRKLNITVTGLSTQQAPRLLNAITSPNVLIRSAVMASCAIYGIYPPVTLMCRNAAGETVPYLPGMKWIDGSFADDLPAKRLARLYGVNHFISSMTNPAALAITPDPDAPRSRLRNLAHFQARFLKLGAAEAMRFTRDNVRIRSPVISLMQHLTYGVLAQEYTADINIFLRNRWDHPLRLLAPPTREAMHRLIHEGERSAWEKVEMVRNCTAVSRTLDNILHTRGWEK, from the coding sequence ATGGCGGTGAATTTCTTTCAGCGTGGCAAGAGCAAGGCGCTACTGCAATCCATGGACAAGGCCGAGGATTACGGACAGTGGAGCGAGCTGGCGGCGGCCTGGGATCACGAGCAGGGGCTGGATGACTGGAAGCAGGACGATGCTTGCGAAAGCTATGACTACCGGTCTATCCGTCAGCGGCTGGATATATTGCGCGACCTGCGTTTCCGGCAGGATTGGCATCAGCTGTTGTTCGTCCTCAACGAAGGCGTGCACGGCAACCTGGGCGGTATCGGCAAGCCCTCCCTGTACAACAAGGCTCGCCTGGGCACCAAGAACCTGATCACCCGTTACATCGACGAGCTGTGCGGCGCGCTGACCGATCTGAATGAGGTGGACGACGACATCATTGCGCTGGAAGAGAAGCAGGACTTTTTTCTGCGGGCCAGCCACTGCAATGGTCGCACGGCACTGATGCTCAGCGGCGGCGCGGTACTCGGCTTCTTCCACACCGGGGTGCTCAAGGCGCTGTTCGATCAGGGTCTGTTGCCGGAGATTATTTCCGGTAGCAGCGCCGGGTCCATTCTGGCGGCGACTGCCTGCACGCACCCCGATGAAGAGCTGCGCGAGCGCTTGAGCCTCGACAATCTGCATCATGAGGTGGAGGAGACGACAGCCATTCGTCCGGCGTTGACGCTCTTTGGTGGTGGGCGGGCAATGGATGTAGATAACTTGCGCGATTACCTCGCCAAGATTATCCCGGATCTGACCTTTCAGGAGGCCTTTGAGCTGACTGGGCGCAAGCTCAATATCACGGTTACCGGATTGTCGACGCAGCAGGCACCGCGTCTGCTTAACGCTATTACCTCGCCCAACGTGCTGATTCGCTCGGCGGTGATGGCCTCCTGCGCGATCTATGGCATTTATCCGCCGGTGACCCTGATGTGCCGCAACGCTGCTGGCGAAACCGTGCCGTATCTCCCCGGTATGAAGTGGATTGACGGCTCTTTCGCCGATGATCTGCCCGCCAAGCGCCTGGCCCGGCTGTATGGCGTGAACCACTTTATCTCCAGCATGACCAATCCGGCGGCGCTGGCCATCACCCCTGATCCAGACGCGCCGCGTAGCCGGCTGCGTAATCTCGCGCATTTTCAGGCGCGCTTCCTGAAACTGGGAGCTGCAGAAGCCATGCGCTTCACGCGCGATAACGTACGCATCAGAAGCCCGGTGATCAGCCTTATGCAGCACCTGACCTACGGGGTGCTGGCGCAGGAGTACACGGCGGACATCAACATTTTCCTGCGTAATCGCTGGGATCACCCCTTGCGCCTGCTGGCTCCGCCGACCCGCGAAGCCATGCATCGGCTGATTCACGAAGGCGAGCGCTCGGCGTGGGAAAAGGTAGAAATGGTGCGTAATTGCACGGCGGTCAGTCGCACGCTCGATAACATTCTGCACACCCGGGGCTGGGAGAAGTAG
- a CDS encoding class II glutamine amidotransferase, producing the protein MCELLGMSANVPTDICFSFAGLMRRGGGIGPHRDGWGVAFYEGRGVRCFHDPNPCHSSAIAKLIEQYPIKSENVICHIRQANVGGVSLANTHPFARELWGQYWAFAHNGQLSGFHPDTGPYTAVGDTDSEAIFCHLLNNLARRYDKPPSLAEIADTLSQCCAPLRELGVCNLMLSNGDWLFTLCTSKLHWITRRAPFGPAVLSDIDLEIDFQQHTTRNDVVTVIATEPLTSNEQWQAYEAGEWRLWERGETVLYGHLPKA; encoded by the coding sequence ATGTGCGAACTACTTGGCATGAGCGCCAACGTCCCCACCGACATCTGTTTCAGCTTTGCCGGCCTGATGCGCCGCGGCGGCGGCATCGGGCCGCACCGTGACGGGTGGGGCGTCGCGTTCTACGAAGGCCGAGGCGTACGCTGCTTTCATGACCCCAACCCTTGCCACAGCTCGGCAATTGCCAAACTGATCGAGCAGTATCCGATCAAGTCGGAAAACGTCATCTGCCATATCCGCCAGGCCAATGTCGGTGGCGTCAGCCTGGCGAACACCCACCCGTTCGCCCGCGAACTCTGGGGCCAGTACTGGGCGTTCGCCCACAATGGCCAACTGAGCGGCTTCCACCCAGACACCGGACCCTACACAGCGGTCGGCGACACCGACAGCGAAGCGATCTTCTGCCATCTGCTGAACAACCTCGCCCGCCGCTACGACAAGCCCCCAAGCCTCGCCGAGATCGCCGACACCCTCAGCCAATGCTGCGCCCCGTTGCGGGAGTTGGGGGTATGCAACCTGATGTTGAGCAACGGCGACTGGCTGTTCACCCTGTGTACCAGCAAACTCCACTGGATCACCCGCCGCGCCCCCTTCGGCCCCGCCGTGCTCAGCGACATTGACCTGGAAATCGATTTTCAGCAGCACACCACCCGCAACGATGTGGTCACAGTGATCGCAACAGAACCGCTGACCAGTAATGAGCAGTGGCAGGCGTATGAGGCTGGGGAGTGGCGGTTGTGGGAGAGGGGTGAAACCGTGCTATACGGACATCTGCCAAAAGCGTAA